The following are encoded together in the uncultured Sphaerochaeta sp. genome:
- a CDS encoding phosphoenolpyruvate carboxykinase (GTP) codes for MSKFETLLKEKMSEESFQKLAALKNDKVMDFVGTFAEHCDPKSIYVCDDSEKDTQYVREQALAKGEEHPLANSKQTIHWDGYGDQARDKKNTRFMVYKENMDKMASLNSVEYEEGLGEIMGIAKGIMKGKDAVVLFYSEGPTQSPFTIPCVQFTDSWYVAHSENILYRTAYSHFLNMKDDEKDDFFRFIHSAGELDENGCTVNLQNRRIYMDTQNNIVYSMNDQYAGNSVGLKKHSMRLAINKSGQEGWLCEHMFVMAAVDKKKDRKTYFCGAYPSACGKTSTAMIPGEQIVGDDIAYFRNINGEFRAVNVEFGMFGIIKDVNEQDDPVIFKNLMIDQEVIFSNVLRGKDNKPYWLGMGVDAPDEGRNHFGEWKKGVKDAKGNEVGVAHGNARYTMRLDYLDNIDKAGFEAKDGVKVEGVLYGGRDSDITVPVEESPNWKDGILMKAATLESETTSATLGQEGVRTPSPMANMDFVSYPLGTYTMNNIKFGESVKDVPKVFSNNYFMRGEDGKFMTSKLAKKVWLHWAEGRVHGEYEALDTPTGKIPLYEDLKALFKEHLDEDFSKEKYDYLFTFRCTKWVDKLERTKAYYKKMDPNTPQEIFDYWDAAIAKINKAKEQYGDLILPGAFKG; via the coding sequence ATGAGTAAATTTGAAACATTGCTAAAAGAAAAGATGAGTGAAGAGAGTTTCCAGAAGCTTGCAGCCTTGAAAAATGACAAGGTGATGGACTTCGTTGGAACCTTCGCTGAGCACTGTGATCCCAAATCCATCTATGTATGTGATGACAGTGAAAAAGACACCCAGTATGTAAGAGAACAGGCCCTGGCTAAAGGCGAGGAGCACCCTCTTGCAAACTCCAAGCAGACCATCCACTGGGACGGTTATGGCGACCAGGCTCGCGACAAGAAGAACACCCGTTTCATGGTCTACAAAGAGAACATGGATAAGATGGCTTCCCTCAACTCCGTCGAGTATGAAGAAGGCCTCGGCGAGATCATGGGCATTGCCAAGGGTATCATGAAGGGCAAGGACGCAGTTGTGCTGTTCTACTCTGAAGGTCCTACCCAGAGCCCGTTCACCATTCCTTGCGTGCAGTTCACCGATAGCTGGTACGTTGCTCACTCCGAGAACATCCTGTACCGCACTGCATACAGCCACTTCCTCAACATGAAAGACGATGAGAAGGATGATTTCTTCCGCTTCATCCACTCCGCCGGAGAGCTTGATGAGAATGGTTGTACCGTAAATCTGCAGAACCGCAGAATCTACATGGACACCCAGAACAACATCGTATACTCCATGAACGACCAGTATGCTGGTAACTCCGTTGGTTTGAAGAAGCATTCCATGCGTCTTGCAATCAACAAGAGCGGCCAGGAAGGTTGGCTCTGTGAGCACATGTTTGTCATGGCTGCAGTTGACAAGAAGAAAGATCGCAAGACCTACTTCTGTGGTGCATACCCCTCCGCTTGTGGTAAGACCTCCACTGCCATGATCCCCGGCGAGCAGATCGTTGGTGATGACATTGCATATTTCAGAAATATCAACGGAGAATTCCGCGCTGTTAACGTCGAGTTTGGTATGTTCGGTATTATCAAGGACGTGAATGAGCAGGATGACCCCGTTATTTTCAAGAACCTGATGATCGACCAGGAAGTTATCTTCTCCAACGTTCTTCGTGGTAAGGACAACAAGCCTTACTGGCTTGGAATGGGTGTTGATGCTCCAGATGAAGGCCGCAACCACTTTGGTGAATGGAAGAAGGGCGTGAAGGACGCAAAGGGCAATGAAGTTGGCGTTGCTCACGGTAACGCACGCTATACCATGCGTCTGGACTACCTCGACAACATTGACAAGGCTGGCTTCGAAGCCAAGGACGGCGTCAAGGTTGAAGGTGTTCTCTATGGTGGCCGCGACAGTGACATCACCGTTCCTGTTGAAGAGTCCCCGAACTGGAAGGATGGTATCTTGATGAAGGCTGCTACCCTTGAGAGTGAGACCACCAGTGCAACCCTCGGTCAGGAAGGTGTTCGCACCCCCAGCCCGATGGCAAACATGGACTTCGTCTCCTATCCTCTTGGCACCTACACCATGAACAACATCAAGTTCGGTGAAAGTGTAAAGGATGTTCCCAAGGTATTTAGCAACAACTACTTCATGCGTGGTGAAGACGGTAAGTTCATGACCAGCAAGCTCGCCAAGAAGGTTTGGCTGCACTGGGCAGAAGGCCGCGTACATGGCGAATATGAAGCTTTGGATACTCCTACCGGTAAGATTCCCCTCTATGAGGACTTGAAGGCTCTCTTCAAGGAACACCTTGATGAGGATTTCTCCAAGGAGAAGTATGACTACCTCTTTACTTTCCGCTGCACCAAGTGGGTTGATAAGCTCGAGAGGACCAAGGCTTACTACAAGAAGATGGATCCGAATACTCCTCAGGAGATCTTCGATTACTGGGATGCAGCAATCGCTAAGATCAACAAGGCCAAGGAGCAGTATGGTGATCTGATTCTTCCCGGCGCTTTCAAGGGTTAA
- a CDS encoding NlpC/P60 family protein → MKMIVFSLMLSSLLFNSCGGEHMVPVRGEMREKAYEISFHYIGMPYIWGGHSHWSDPNGAVDCSGLVIGIYDEVAEYFSVQLPFEDATASALAHTYTFPLQEPEKGDLIFMGEDGVVSHVALCHAVADDELLFIDAYSVTGEVGIRSYSFDDPKIISFGRMLVIEGF, encoded by the coding sequence ATGAAAATGATTGTCTTTTCTCTGATGTTATCCAGTCTGCTATTCAATTCATGCGGTGGTGAACATATGGTTCCTGTGAGAGGGGAAATGAGAGAAAAGGCGTATGAGATATCTTTCCATTATATTGGGATGCCGTATATATGGGGAGGTCATTCACACTGGAGTGATCCTAACGGTGCTGTCGACTGCTCAGGGTTAGTGATTGGCATCTATGACGAGGTAGCCGAGTACTTCTCAGTACAGCTACCATTTGAGGATGCCACTGCCAGTGCATTGGCCCATACGTACACGTTCCCTCTGCAGGAACCAGAGAAGGGTGATCTTATCTTTATGGGCGAAGACGGAGTAGTGAGCCACGTGGCGCTCTGTCATGCAGTAGCTGACGATGAGCTTTTGTTTATTGATGCCTATTCAGTAACAGGTGAGGTAGGGATACGATCATACTCTTTTGATGACCCGAAGATTATCTCCTTTGGCAGGATGCTGGTTATTGAGGGTTTCTAA
- a CDS encoding Ig-like domain-containing protein, which produces MNTIGKGVGIIGLLLVLIVTGCDIGMTDLDTKNVGTLSLQVKQGGDFVEKTLLPSISMDIVEWSITGSGPDQRTYGPQTFALDASITIPDLYKGTWNITVEGLNASGDVIGRGSKSLVITAAQTTNGTITVVPLSGNGTLELSVSWPTSLFDNDEFEVTLTDKDGVAHVLSPTLDYSNGTGSYSGTWAAGYYDLNVQLLDGTTAVWGTYESVRVVEGQATEGTLILTEEMLNISNNGALNLDIVNDMQNPFLVSLSGVSNELTAGTSMQVSSSVDPSSETYSYVWFLNGVMIPDETLSTITFGDTLAIGHYNLALRVSDGTVISSTVHYFSVVPPLNVVIDPDYNFTPDETDSTPFTVVSVVPSDQAQNVPVGTSITVYFDDLINPISLNDVSMSVTVADQVVSGTFALERSTNDLFAVLHFTPSQPFMDNVDVTVTLSSVNGLLDKGGNTLENELVFTFHTAAAYVGDVTNLGFESGLTGWNITGNGGIVDLPFASVLSLEGVKAAMITTDSAVDYGLSGTPLNEATSMLSSGSLEVPGAATLCKFDYYFLSAEFIEFIGSQFDDTLTMTFSGPSGTIIETIETVNTYQISDCIPLTSNLDNDLYHTGAKTKQVDISGLGSPITISFAVSDVGDQAYISALLVDNFRFE; this is translated from the coding sequence ATGAATACTATTGGTAAAGGTGTTGGAATTATTGGACTGTTATTGGTCCTTATTGTCACAGGATGTGACATAGGTATGACGGATTTAGATACGAAAAATGTCGGTACCCTATCGTTGCAGGTAAAACAAGGTGGGGATTTCGTAGAGAAGACTTTGCTTCCCAGTATCTCCATGGATATTGTGGAATGGAGTATTACCGGCTCTGGTCCTGATCAGAGAACATATGGGCCGCAAACCTTTGCGCTCGATGCTTCTATTACTATCCCTGACCTCTATAAGGGTACCTGGAATATTACCGTAGAGGGATTGAATGCATCGGGAGATGTAATCGGACGTGGGTCGAAGAGCTTGGTGATTACAGCAGCTCAGACAACCAATGGGACAATCACTGTTGTACCTCTGAGCGGTAATGGAACATTGGAATTGAGTGTTTCTTGGCCTACAAGCCTCTTTGACAATGACGAGTTTGAGGTGACACTGACCGATAAGGATGGAGTAGCACACGTATTGTCTCCCACCTTGGATTATTCAAACGGAACTGGTTCCTATAGTGGAACATGGGCAGCCGGTTACTATGATCTGAATGTGCAGTTGCTTGATGGGACCACTGCAGTATGGGGTACCTACGAATCTGTTCGAGTAGTAGAAGGACAGGCTACAGAGGGAACCCTCATCTTGACTGAGGAGATGTTGAATATCAGCAATAACGGGGCATTGAACCTTGATATTGTCAATGACATGCAGAACCCCTTTCTCGTAAGTCTCTCTGGGGTATCGAATGAATTGACTGCTGGTACATCCATGCAAGTGAGTAGCTCGGTAGATCCATCCAGTGAGACATACAGTTATGTATGGTTTCTCAATGGTGTCATGATACCGGATGAAACCCTGTCGACAATAACCTTTGGCGATACACTTGCTATCGGCCATTACAATCTTGCACTGCGGGTAAGTGATGGGACGGTCATATCCTCTACAGTACATTATTTTAGTGTAGTCCCTCCTTTGAATGTTGTGATTGATCCTGATTACAACTTCACCCCGGATGAAACTGATAGTACACCGTTTACTGTGGTTTCTGTTGTTCCTTCCGATCAGGCTCAAAATGTACCGGTTGGTACTTCTATCACTGTGTACTTTGATGATTTGATCAACCCAATAAGTCTGAATGATGTCTCCATGTCGGTAACTGTTGCTGACCAGGTTGTGTCCGGTACCTTTGCATTGGAGCGTTCAACCAATGATCTCTTTGCGGTACTTCACTTCACCCCGTCACAACCGTTTATGGATAATGTGGATGTCACAGTTACGCTGAGTAGTGTGAATGGCTTGCTGGATAAGGGTGGTAATACCTTGGAGAATGAGCTTGTCTTTACATTCCATACCGCTGCAGCCTATGTGGGTGATGTTACAAACCTCGGATTTGAAAGTGGACTGACAGGGTGGAATATCACTGGTAATGGAGGAATAGTGGATCTTCCCTTTGCTTCTGTGTTGTCTTTGGAGGGAGTAAAGGCAGCCATGATCACAACCGATTCAGCGGTTGACTACGGTCTTTCTGGGACTCCATTGAATGAGGCTACTTCTATGTTGAGTAGTGGAAGTCTTGAGGTTCCGGGCGCGGCGACGTTGTGCAAATTTGATTACTACTTCCTCTCTGCTGAGTTCATAGAGTTTATTGGGTCACAATTTGATGATACATTGACGATGACTTTCTCTGGGCCAAGCGGTACCATCATAGAGACGATTGAGACGGTCAATACGTATCAAATAAGTGATTGTATACCATTGACAAGTAACCTCGATAATGATCTCTATCATACTGGAGCAAAGACGAAGCAAGTAGATATTTCTGGGTTGGGTAGTCCCATCACCATTAGCTTTGCTGTTTCGGATGTCGGTGATCAGGCATATATCTCTGCTCTCTTGGTAGACAATTTCCGATTTGAGTAG
- a CDS encoding LacI family DNA-binding transcriptional regulator, with translation MKHKTIDDIALEAGVSKATVSRVISHPEIVSKRTQERVRAVMDKYSYTPSLLAQGLAGSPTRTIGVIIDELSNFFFIEIAEGIDRILSPNGYSMLLSSSRWVEEREIQLVRSLISNRVQGVLIAPISENSTAIKLLQEAGIPFVVINSIPKDPSISYVCCDNFEGGRIAAHYLNTYESEQIIVITGFAHQSIEHRLEGFYNTINSPESIIRYSQVKTQEEGYILAPDLIRKNHIDRIKTTLFITNDNVAIGIINRLVEEGIRIPDQVSILGYDNIRISELCRIPLTTINQSITKTGELAAQSLLKLLKKQDSVYHHSIHPSLIQRESTAQI, from the coding sequence ATGAAACATAAAACGATCGATGATATTGCCCTTGAAGCAGGAGTAAGCAAAGCAACCGTCTCCCGTGTCATCAGCCACCCTGAGATTGTCTCAAAACGTACCCAGGAACGTGTACGTGCCGTGATGGATAAATATTCCTATACTCCTAGCTTGCTTGCACAAGGACTAGCAGGAAGCCCAACAAGAACTATTGGTGTTATCATCGATGAGCTCTCAAACTTTTTCTTTATTGAAATCGCCGAGGGAATCGACCGTATTCTCTCTCCCAATGGGTATTCTATGCTGTTATCAAGTTCACGCTGGGTCGAAGAGAGAGAGATACAGCTTGTACGGTCGCTGATCAGCAACCGGGTACAGGGAGTCCTCATCGCTCCAATAAGTGAAAACAGTACAGCTATAAAGCTCCTTCAAGAAGCAGGTATTCCCTTTGTTGTAATCAACAGTATACCCAAGGATCCTTCAATTTCATATGTTTGCTGCGACAACTTTGAGGGGGGACGCATTGCTGCGCACTATCTCAACACCTATGAAAGCGAGCAAATAATTGTTATCACGGGATTCGCTCACCAATCCATCGAACACCGTCTTGAAGGTTTCTACAACACTATCAATTCACCAGAATCAATCATTCGCTATTCACAGGTAAAGACGCAGGAAGAGGGATACATTCTCGCTCCTGATCTTATCAGGAAGAATCATATTGATCGTATTAAAACAACACTCTTCATCACCAATGACAACGTAGCAATAGGCATCATCAATCGTCTCGTGGAAGAGGGGATTAGGATCCCTGACCAGGTTTCAATTCTTGGCTACGATAACATCCGTATCAGTGAGCTTTGCAGAATACCTCTCACAACCATAAACCAATCCATTACCAAAACAGGAGAGCTTGCAGCACAAAGTCTCCTCAAACTTCTCAAGAAGCAAGACAGCGTCTACCATCATTCAATTCACCCTTCCTTGATACAGCGGGAGTCGACAGCTCAGATCTAG
- a CDS encoding PfkB family carbohydrate kinase: MNGILGNKIDIRQVMARNAGRPISIAIIGDLCLDLAYQVTTEQAEISVETGLQTYSVLNTKPELGGACNVAVNCKTLGADRVDIYGIVGSDFFGDLLISLLQKHGIETEGVVRQEEKWATHVYHKVFEKGVEHPRYDSGNFNTPSEASIIGLLSTLRIKLSEYDAVIINEQVPRGLHSESFQKALNEVIENSISDSGIRWFADCRKLNDIYRKTIHKLNEQEGRLLYGPSCLLDRQELAIWLAKYFKQPIVLTLGPDGAIAVDETETVQAFPGIHFAGQIDAVGAGDAFLAGLVVSGAWGASLSEAAYIGNICAGVSLKVLYECGHPSIEEVVSLSEKADWRYNPEIADDERKALYWKHTPLEIVKPSQMNGFPKVAIFDHDGTISTLRQGWEEVMEQSMLTAIAGEAYSSLSNKELQSLRDDIHGFIDRTTGIQTIEQMHYLVELVHHYGYVPEDKVLTAVQYKELYNRELLTMVDRKVSEIRAGRLNATDVTMKGSIDFLRFLFSHGTELYLASGTDVEDVKREAALLGYADYFEGRIFGSVGDVSNDPKRLVIQEIIETRLKGSGESCVVFGDGPVEMREAKCHGLLAVGLLSDEVRRYGLNMKKRSRLVLGGADLLLPDFSHTSTLSEYLGWEVV, translated from the coding sequence GTGAACGGTATTTTGGGAAATAAAATTGATATCCGTCAGGTGATGGCCCGTAATGCAGGGCGACCAATATCTATTGCGATTATTGGTGATCTGTGCCTAGACCTTGCGTATCAGGTAACGACTGAACAGGCTGAAATATCGGTAGAGACCGGCTTGCAAACCTATTCAGTTCTCAACACAAAGCCCGAGCTTGGAGGAGCCTGTAACGTTGCTGTGAATTGCAAAACCCTCGGAGCTGATCGTGTTGATATCTATGGAATCGTAGGCTCTGATTTTTTTGGTGATTTACTGATTTCCCTGTTGCAGAAACATGGCATCGAAACAGAAGGGGTTGTCCGTCAGGAAGAGAAATGGGCAACGCATGTATACCATAAGGTCTTTGAGAAAGGAGTAGAACATCCTCGTTATGACAGTGGTAATTTTAACACTCCAAGTGAAGCAAGTATCATAGGTCTTCTCTCTACGCTGAGGATTAAACTGTCTGAATATGATGCAGTCATCATCAATGAGCAAGTACCTCGTGGACTGCATAGTGAATCTTTCCAAAAAGCCCTTAATGAGGTCATCGAAAATAGCATTTCTGATTCTGGGATTCGATGGTTTGCAGACTGTAGGAAATTAAATGATATTTATAGGAAAACTATTCATAAGCTCAATGAACAGGAAGGTCGCCTTCTCTACGGCCCTTCCTGTTTATTAGACAGACAAGAATTGGCAATCTGGTTGGCCAAATATTTCAAGCAACCAATTGTCCTCACCCTCGGTCCTGATGGAGCGATTGCTGTAGATGAAACTGAGACAGTCCAGGCATTCCCCGGTATACATTTTGCTGGACAAATCGATGCAGTAGGGGCAGGTGACGCTTTCCTAGCCGGATTGGTAGTGTCTGGGGCTTGGGGGGCCAGTCTTTCAGAAGCTGCCTACATCGGTAATATTTGTGCAGGGGTTTCTCTGAAAGTTCTCTATGAATGTGGCCATCCCTCAATTGAAGAAGTTGTTTCGTTATCTGAGAAAGCTGACTGGCGGTATAACCCTGAAATTGCAGATGATGAGAGAAAAGCCCTGTATTGGAAGCATACCCCTCTTGAAATAGTTAAGCCTTCACAAATGAATGGATTTCCCAAGGTGGCGATTTTTGACCATGATGGAACAATCTCAACCTTGCGACAAGGCTGGGAAGAGGTCATGGAGCAGAGCATGCTCACTGCTATAGCAGGTGAAGCCTACAGTTCCCTATCCAATAAGGAGCTACAATCTCTTCGGGATGATATCCATGGCTTCATCGACCGTACCACGGGCATCCAGACCATCGAGCAAATGCATTACTTGGTTGAGTTGGTGCATCATTATGGGTACGTTCCAGAGGATAAAGTGCTTACAGCAGTACAGTATAAAGAGCTGTATAATAGAGAACTGTTGACCATGGTTGATAGAAAGGTTAGTGAGATACGTGCCGGGCGTCTTAATGCTACCGATGTAACCATGAAGGGCTCGATAGACTTCTTGCGGTTCCTTTTCTCCCATGGTACTGAGCTCTACCTCGCAAGCGGTACCGATGTAGAGGATGTTAAGCGTGAAGCGGCATTGCTTGGTTATGCAGATTACTTTGAGGGTCGCATATTTGGCTCGGTGGGGGATGTTTCAAATGATCCAAAACGGTTGGTTATCCAGGAAATCATAGAAACACGATTGAAGGGCTCTGGTGAGTCCTGTGTGGTCTTCGGTGATGGCCCAGTTGAGATGCGTGAGGCGAAATGCCACGGCTTGCTTGCAGTGGGTTTGTTGAGTGATGAAGTCCGCCGTTACGGTTTAAATATGAAGAAAAGAAGCCGTTTGGTTTTAGGTGGAGCTGATCTTCTCCTTCCTGATTTTTCCCATACCTCTACCTTAAGCGAATACCTCGGTTGGGAGGTGGTGTGA
- a CDS encoding AGE family epimerase/isomerase, whose translation MDIAGQVNTWKQEMENHLHKELLPFWLDRVWDSTWGGYLTQWDAEGKDSGVDEKSLLAHMRTIYSLSLACSLDHDLDGRCAALAKKGVYFAIEHYWDPVHEGFYWLFNRKNEVLIDKKIVYGHSFAIYALSTYAKTFDDPIALEYAEKCFNLLQIYAAETSYGGYWEMFERDWTLSQGGSGGGDRKTLDVHMHLMEAYTALYNASGKAIHRRKLEEIIDLINTKILHPVYKTGIPQFNCDWSVAPQIKFDIIWGWDRFSDDSGAKPNALDNTSYGHNVEFFWLLSDALRVLGKSIQPYEPMFVKLLNHAVSYGIDREYGGVYVEGSLDGSVVYDDCKEFWQQAEFLIGMLDAYLAFGDEKFLEAYGNVHAFVFEKMIQHELGEWLALLNRDGTPIWTHMSHSWKVNYHTIRSATLSLQRMDQILLRLQ comes from the coding sequence ATGGATATTGCTGGACAGGTGAATACGTGGAAACAAGAGATGGAGAACCATCTCCATAAAGAGTTGCTCCCGTTCTGGCTTGATCGTGTTTGGGATTCTACTTGGGGTGGCTATCTAACCCAGTGGGACGCTGAGGGCAAGGATTCAGGTGTTGATGAGAAATCATTACTTGCACATATGCGTACCATCTATTCCCTTTCTCTCGCCTGTTCCCTGGATCATGACCTTGATGGTCGTTGTGCAGCATTGGCAAAGAAGGGTGTTTACTTCGCTATAGAGCACTACTGGGACCCTGTCCATGAAGGATTCTACTGGTTGTTCAACCGGAAGAATGAGGTTCTCATTGATAAGAAAATTGTCTATGGGCATTCCTTTGCAATCTATGCGCTGAGCACCTATGCAAAAACCTTTGATGATCCAATTGCTTTGGAGTATGCAGAGAAATGTTTTAATCTTCTCCAAATCTATGCTGCAGAGACTTCCTATGGTGGGTATTGGGAAATGTTTGAACGTGACTGGACCCTCTCTCAAGGTGGCAGTGGTGGAGGAGACCGAAAAACGCTTGATGTTCACATGCACCTTATGGAGGCCTACACCGCTTTGTACAATGCAAGTGGAAAGGCTATCCATCGAAGAAAACTGGAAGAAATCATTGACTTGATCAATACCAAGATTTTACATCCGGTTTATAAGACTGGAATTCCACAGTTCAATTGTGATTGGTCGGTAGCTCCACAGATCAAGTTCGACATCATCTGGGGTTGGGATCGTTTCTCTGATGATTCAGGGGCAAAGCCAAACGCTCTTGATAATACCTCCTATGGGCATAACGTGGAGTTCTTCTGGTTGCTGAGTGATGCTCTTCGAGTACTTGGAAAGTCCATACAGCCCTATGAACCTATGTTTGTCAAACTACTAAATCATGCAGTTTCCTATGGTATTGATCGTGAATACGGTGGTGTCTACGTGGAAGGATCTCTGGATGGGTCTGTGGTGTATGACGATTGCAAGGAATTCTGGCAACAAGCAGAGTTCTTGATTGGGATGCTTGATGCCTACCTTGCCTTCGGTGATGAGAAATTTTTGGAGGCCTATGGAAATGTTCATGCTTTTGTATTTGAAAAGATGATACAGCATGAACTGGGTGAATGGCTCGCGCTCTTGAATCGAGATGGAACACCGATTTGGACTCATATGAGTCATTCCTGGAAAGTAAATTATCATACGATTCGCTCTGCAACGCTTAGCTTGCAGAGAATGGATCAGATATTGTTGCGTTTGCAATGA